The following coding sequences are from one Arthrobacter sp. PvP023 window:
- the gnd gene encoding phosphogluconate dehydrogenase (NAD(+)-dependent, decarboxylating), with protein sequence MHIGLIGLGKMGFNMRERLRKGGVEVTGFDRNPDVTDVATVDELIAAVPAPRVIWVMVPAGEITDAVITELGSKLDAGDLVIDGGNSRFTEDQKHGAALAEKGIRFADCGVSGGVWGLQNGYGLMAGGDAADIERAMPAFDALRPEGDRADSFVHVGGVGAGHYAKMVHNGIEYGLMQAYAEGYELLAAKDIVTDLPGTFRAWQKGTVVRSWLLDLMVKALDEDPGLASIDDYVEDSGEGRWTVEEAIANAVPAPAITAALFARFSSREDNSPAMKMVSALRHQFGGHATRPAK encoded by the coding sequence GTGCACATCGGACTAATCGGCCTTGGAAAAATGGGTTTCAACATGCGCGAGCGGCTGCGCAAGGGCGGCGTGGAAGTCACCGGCTTCGATCGCAACCCTGACGTCACGGACGTCGCCACGGTGGACGAGCTCATCGCGGCTGTTCCGGCTCCGCGCGTCATCTGGGTCATGGTTCCGGCAGGCGAGATCACCGACGCCGTCATCACCGAGCTGGGTTCCAAGCTGGACGCCGGCGACTTGGTGATCGACGGCGGGAATTCCCGTTTCACCGAAGACCAGAAGCACGGCGCCGCGCTGGCCGAGAAGGGCATCCGCTTCGCGGACTGCGGAGTGTCCGGCGGTGTGTGGGGCCTGCAGAACGGCTACGGCCTGATGGCCGGCGGCGATGCCGCCGACATTGAACGGGCAATGCCCGCTTTTGACGCACTCCGCCCCGAAGGTGACCGGGCGGATAGCTTCGTCCACGTTGGCGGCGTCGGCGCGGGCCACTACGCGAAAATGGTGCACAACGGCATCGAATACGGGCTTATGCAGGCCTACGCAGAGGGCTACGAACTGCTGGCCGCCAAGGACATCGTCACGGACCTGCCGGGCACTTTCCGCGCCTGGCAGAAGGGAACGGTTGTGCGTTCCTGGCTGCTGGACCTCATGGTCAAGGCCCTGGACGAGGATCCGGGCCTGGCCTCGATCGACGACTACGTCGAGGATTCCGGGGAAGGACGCTGGACCGTGGAAGAGGCAATCGCCAATGCAGTTCCTGCGCCGGCCATCACAGCGGCTTTGTTTGCCCGCTTCTCGTCCCGCGAGGACAACTCGCCGGCCATGAAGATGGTGTCCGCGCTGCGCCACCAGTTCGGCGGGCATGCCACCCGTCCGGCCAAGTAG
- the dnaN gene encoding DNA polymerase III subunit beta — MKFRVERDVLAEAVTWTARSLSPRPPVPVLSGLLLKAEAGTVSLSSFDYETSARLEIPADISVEGTILVSGRLLADICRSLPSAPVDVETDGNKVTLTCRRSSFHLATMPEAEYPPLPALPTISGTVPGDSFAQAVSQVIIAASKDDTLPILTGVRMEIEDDLITLLATDRYRLAMREVPWKPVTPGISTSALVKAKTLNEVAKTLGNSGDINLALADDDSRLIGFESGGRTTTSLLVDGDYPKIRSLFPDATPIHATVQTQELVEAVRRVSLVAERNTPVRLAFTDGQLQLDAGTGEDAQASEELEAQLTGDEITVAFNPHYLIEGLSVIETKFVRFSFTTAPKPAMITAQVDADGEDQDDYRYLVMPVRLPN, encoded by the coding sequence GTGAAGTTCAGAGTCGAACGGGACGTCCTGGCAGAAGCCGTCACATGGACCGCCCGGTCGTTGTCTCCGCGGCCTCCGGTTCCGGTGCTTTCCGGGCTCCTCCTCAAAGCCGAAGCAGGCACCGTCAGCCTCTCGAGTTTTGACTACGAAACGTCGGCCCGCCTTGAAATCCCGGCCGACATCAGCGTTGAGGGCACCATCCTGGTTTCCGGCCGCCTGCTCGCAGACATCTGCCGCAGCCTGCCGTCTGCTCCCGTCGACGTCGAAACCGATGGCAACAAAGTCACGCTCACCTGCCGGCGCAGCAGCTTCCACCTGGCCACCATGCCCGAGGCGGAATACCCGCCGCTGCCGGCATTGCCCACCATCAGCGGAACAGTCCCGGGAGATTCCTTCGCGCAGGCCGTATCCCAGGTGATCATCGCGGCCAGCAAGGACGACACCCTGCCGATCCTCACTGGCGTCCGGATGGAAATCGAGGACGACCTCATCACACTGCTGGCCACCGACCGCTACCGTCTGGCCATGCGCGAGGTACCTTGGAAGCCTGTCACCCCGGGAATCTCCACCAGTGCCCTGGTCAAGGCCAAAACCTTGAACGAAGTTGCAAAAACGCTGGGCAACAGCGGTGACATCAACCTCGCCCTGGCGGATGACGACAGCCGGCTCATCGGCTTCGAAAGCGGCGGACGCACCACCACGTCCCTCCTCGTGGATGGCGACTACCCCAAGATCCGCTCACTGTTCCCGGATGCCACCCCGATCCACGCCACGGTGCAGACCCAGGAACTGGTCGAGGCTGTCCGGCGCGTATCCCTGGTTGCCGAACGCAATACGCCTGTCCGGCTGGCGTTCACCGATGGCCAGCTCCAGTTGGACGCGGGCACCGGCGAAGACGCGCAGGCTTCGGAAGAACTTGAAGCCCAGCTGACCGGCGATGAAATCACGGTTGCATTCAACCCGCACTACCTGATTGAGGGCCTGAGCGTAATCGAAACCAAGTTCGTACGCTTCTCCTTCACCACGGCACCCAAGCCCGCCATGATCACGGCACAGGTCGACGCCGACGGCGAAGACCAGGACGACTACCGTTACCTGGTCATGCCGGTGCGCCTGCCCAACTAG
- the dnaA gene encoding chromosomal replication initiator protein DnaA: MTVDEANHANTVGSSWRRVVSLLEQDHRVSPRQRGFVILAQAQGLIGSTLLVAVPNELTREVLQTQVKEALDDALHNVFSDDIRCAIDVDTDLVPLHTEPEPAVELSLATDPTVELKPQPMLPSTSHEFGRLNPKYVFDTFVIGSSNRFAHAAAVAVAEAPAKAYNPLFIYGDSGLGKTHLLHAIGHYARRLYSGIRVRYVNSEEFTNDFINSIRDDEGTSFKTTYRNVDVLLIDDIQFLAGKDRTLEEFFHTFNALHNNNKQVVITSDQPPKLLAGFEDRMKSRFEWGLLTDIQPPELETRIAILRKKALSEGLSAPDDALEYIASKISSNIRELEGALIRVTAFASLNRQPVDVALAEMVLKDLITDDGAQEITSAQILTQTADYFKLSMEELCSKSRTRTLVTARQIAMYLCRELTDMSLPKIGQELGGRDHTTVIHADRKIRELMAERRVIYNQVTELTNRIKQQQRDS, from the coding sequence ATGACAGTAGACGAAGCCAACCACGCGAATACTGTCGGAAGTTCCTGGCGGCGGGTTGTGAGTCTTCTGGAGCAGGACCACCGGGTTTCACCCCGGCAGCGCGGCTTCGTGATCCTCGCACAGGCACAGGGCCTTATCGGCTCAACCCTCCTGGTGGCAGTGCCCAATGAACTCACCCGCGAAGTCCTGCAGACCCAGGTCAAAGAAGCACTCGACGACGCCCTGCATAACGTTTTCTCCGACGACATCCGCTGCGCCATCGATGTGGACACCGATCTGGTGCCGCTCCACACCGAACCCGAACCCGCCGTCGAACTTTCCCTCGCGACTGATCCCACCGTGGAACTGAAGCCGCAGCCGATGCTGCCGAGCACGTCCCACGAATTCGGCCGACTCAACCCGAAGTACGTCTTCGACACCTTCGTGATCGGTTCATCGAACCGGTTCGCGCACGCCGCAGCCGTCGCCGTCGCTGAAGCGCCGGCCAAGGCCTACAATCCGCTGTTCATCTACGGTGACTCCGGCCTGGGAAAGACCCACCTGCTGCACGCGATCGGGCACTACGCCCGCCGCCTCTACAGCGGCATCCGGGTCCGCTACGTGAACTCCGAAGAATTCACCAACGACTTCATCAACTCCATCCGGGACGATGAAGGCACCAGCTTCAAGACCACGTACCGCAACGTGGACGTCCTGCTGATCGACGACATCCAGTTCCTGGCCGGCAAGGACCGCACGCTGGAGGAGTTCTTCCACACGTTCAATGCGCTCCACAACAACAACAAGCAGGTAGTCATCACCTCCGACCAGCCGCCCAAGCTGCTCGCGGGATTCGAGGACAGGATGAAGTCCCGCTTCGAGTGGGGCCTGCTGACCGACATCCAGCCGCCGGAACTGGAAACCCGTATTGCGATCCTCCGCAAGAAGGCCCTCAGTGAAGGTCTGTCCGCACCGGACGACGCACTGGAGTACATCGCGTCCAAAATCTCCAGCAACATCCGCGAACTCGAAGGCGCACTCATCCGCGTCACCGCGTTCGCCAGCCTGAACCGGCAACCGGTGGACGTTGCCCTCGCCGAAATGGTGCTCAAGGACCTGATCACGGACGACGGCGCCCAGGAGATCACCTCGGCGCAGATCCTGACCCAGACAGCCGACTACTTCAAGCTCAGCATGGAAGAGCTCTGCAGCAAGTCCCGGACGCGCACGCTCGTGACCGCCCGCCAGATCGCCATGTACCTGTGCAGGGAGCTGACGGACATGTCGCTTCCCAAGATCGGACAGGAACTCGGCGGCCGGGACCACACCACGGTGATCCACGCAGACCGCAAGATCCGTGAACTGATGGCCGAGCGTCGTGTGATCTACAACCAGGTTACGGAGCTGACCAACCGCATCAAGCAGCAGCAGCGGGATTCCTAA
- the rpmH gene encoding 50S ribosomal protein L34 yields MSKRTFQPNNRRRAKKHGFRLRMRTRAGRAILAARRGKGRTELSA; encoded by the coding sequence GTGAGCAAGCGGACTTTTCAGCCGAATAACCGCCGTCGAGCCAAGAAGCACGGCTTCCGCCTTCGTATGCGTACCCGTGCCGGCCGTGCCATCCTGGCAGCCCGTCGTGGCAAGGGCCGCACCGAACTGTCGGCCTAA
- the rnpA gene encoding ribonuclease P protein component — MLATRNRLRTSTDFSTTVRSGVRNGRRNVVLYTVAIAADEPSRIGFIVSKSVGNAVVRNLVKRRLREAGALSLQEYGTGFAIVVRALPAAAAASWDQLLADYNAALETTMKRLGGRLPRAASAVSRESRQEGTPRA, encoded by the coding sequence GTGCTAGCCACCAGGAACCGTCTGAGGACCTCAACCGATTTTTCAACAACTGTACGTTCCGGCGTCCGCAATGGACGCCGGAACGTAGTGTTATATACGGTAGCTATTGCTGCTGACGAACCAAGCCGGATCGGATTCATCGTTTCCAAGAGTGTTGGGAACGCTGTTGTCAGGAACCTCGTTAAGAGGAGACTGAGGGAAGCCGGCGCTTTGTCGTTGCAGGAATACGGTACCGGGTTCGCCATTGTGGTCCGGGCACTGCCTGCGGCCGCGGCTGCCAGCTGGGACCAACTGCTGGCAGACTACAACGCCGCTCTGGAAACGACCATGAAACGGCTGGGCGGCCGCCTTCCTCGGGCCGCGTCAGCGGTTTCACGTGAATCAAGACAGGAAGGGACACCGCGTGCGTAA
- the yidD gene encoding membrane protein insertion efficiency factor YidD produces the protein MRNSIAAVVRFLKPAAIVVGRTLWNLPRNFLILLLMTYRKVISPLYGQVCRFFPSCSAYALEAITVHGAVKGSWLAARRLMRCHPWNAGGVDHVPAGHRHWPENQTPTIVVLNNPDKYLAAQSDGEGRTAA, from the coding sequence GTGCGTAACTCCATTGCCGCCGTCGTCCGCTTCTTGAAACCGGCTGCCATCGTGGTGGGCAGGACGCTCTGGAACCTGCCCCGCAACTTTCTTATTCTGCTGCTGATGACCTACCGCAAGGTGATTTCGCCCTTGTATGGCCAGGTCTGCCGCTTCTTTCCTTCGTGCTCGGCATACGCCCTCGAAGCAATCACGGTGCATGGCGCCGTCAAGGGAAGCTGGCTCGCGGCCCGGCGCCTGATGCGCTGCCACCCATGGAACGCCGGCGGTGTGGACCATGTCCCCGCCGGTCACCGCCACTGGCCTGAAAACCAGACCCCCACAATTGTTGTACTGAACAACCCGGACAAGTACCTGGCTGCGCAGTCTGATGGAGAAGGCCGCACTGCGGCCTAA
- the yidC gene encoding membrane protein insertase YidC, which produces MDFFETIMFPFKWLVSVIMVGFHEGLSAIGLPAANGWTWTLSIIGLVLVIRAALIPVFVKQIKAQRGMQLLQPDLKKLQDKYKGKTDQLSRQAMAQEQMAMYKKHGTNPFSACLPMLIQMPFFFALFQVLSGITAARTKGAGIGAMSHEQVVQFDDSSIFGATLSASLLHGGAGNQTAVWILSIVMILAMTASQFITQKQIMAKNMSEEAMASPFMRQQKMMLYILPIVFGVGGINFPIGVLIYWTTTNLWTMAQQFFVIRRMPTPGSPAAKALAERRAAKGLPALPILGGKKADVEAEAAAAAAVAEAKGQRIQPQRKNRKKK; this is translated from the coding sequence ATGGACTTCTTTGAAACAATCATGTTTCCGTTCAAGTGGCTGGTGTCAGTCATCATGGTGGGCTTCCATGAAGGCCTGAGTGCCATTGGCCTGCCGGCTGCCAACGGCTGGACGTGGACGCTGTCCATCATCGGGCTGGTGCTGGTCATCCGTGCCGCCCTGATTCCCGTGTTCGTCAAGCAGATCAAGGCCCAGCGCGGCATGCAGCTCCTGCAGCCGGACCTGAAGAAGCTGCAGGACAAGTACAAGGGAAAGACTGACCAGCTGTCCCGCCAGGCCATGGCGCAGGAACAGATGGCGATGTACAAGAAGCACGGGACCAACCCCTTCTCGGCCTGCCTGCCCATGCTGATCCAGATGCCGTTCTTCTTCGCACTGTTCCAGGTGCTTTCCGGCATCACGGCGGCCCGAACCAAGGGCGCCGGTATCGGGGCGATGAGCCACGAGCAAGTGGTGCAGTTCGACGATTCCAGCATCTTCGGGGCCACGCTTTCGGCGTCCCTGCTGCACGGCGGCGCCGGCAACCAGACCGCCGTCTGGATCCTCTCGATCGTGATGATCCTCGCCATGACGGCCTCGCAGTTCATCACGCAGAAGCAGATCATGGCCAAGAACATGTCCGAAGAGGCCATGGCCAGCCCGTTCATGCGACAGCAGAAAATGATGCTCTACATCCTGCCGATCGTCTTCGGCGTGGGTGGCATCAACTTCCCCATCGGTGTCCTCATCTACTGGACCACCACCAACCTCTGGACCATGGCGCAGCAGTTCTTCGTCATCCGCCGCATGCCGACGCCGGGATCCCCCGCCGCCAAGGCCCTCGCCGAGCGCCGTGCCGCCAAGGGCCTTCCGGCCCTGCCCATCCTGGGAGGCAAGAAGGCCGATGTCGAGGCTGAAGCTGCCGCTGCTGCCGCAGTTGCCGAGGCCAAGGGCCAGCGCATCCAGCCACAACGTAAGAACAGGAAGAAGAAGTAA
- a CDS encoding R3H domain-containing nucleic acid-binding protein produces MSVDSTENAVSAEAIEDQDDAQDEIQDAGKGSSASRLEEEGDVAADYLEELLDIADIDGDIDIEVRNGRTYISIVAEEESAGLESLVGRDGEVLEALQELTRLSVLSATENRSRLVLDINGYRQERAGHLQKIAEDAVASVKESGNAVALEPMSAYERKIVHDAVADLGFVSESEGEGAGRHIVVSAD; encoded by the coding sequence ATGTCTGTCGATAGCACCGAAAACGCCGTTTCCGCCGAGGCCATTGAAGACCAGGACGACGCTCAGGATGAGATCCAGGATGCGGGCAAGGGCTCTTCTGCGAGCCGGCTGGAAGAAGAGGGCGACGTCGCAGCCGACTACCTCGAGGAACTGCTGGACATCGCCGACATCGACGGCGACATCGACATCGAGGTCCGGAACGGTCGGACCTACATTTCCATCGTGGCCGAGGAAGAATCAGCGGGTCTCGAAAGCCTTGTTGGCCGCGACGGTGAAGTGCTGGAAGCCCTGCAGGAACTGACCCGCCTTTCGGTCCTGTCGGCCACGGAAAACCGCTCGCGCCTGGTACTGGACATCAACGGTTACCGCCAGGAGCGCGCCGGGCATCTGCAGAAGATTGCAGAGGACGCAGTGGCGTCCGTGAAGGAATCAGGTAATGCTGTGGCACTGGAACCGATGAGCGCCTACGAGCGGAAGATCGTCCACGACGCTGTGGCTGATCTGGGTTTCGTTAGCGAATCTGAAGGCGAAGGTGCCGGGAGGCACATCGTTGTTTCCGCAGACTGA
- the rsmG gene encoding 16S rRNA (guanine(527)-N(7))-methyltransferase RsmG, with product MVDITAAELKAAEAIFGDRLELAKRYVEHLATSGTERGLIGPREVPRLWSRHVLNCAVIEREIAQGSHVADVGSGAGLPGLCLAIARPDLELTLIEPLERRVIWLQEVVDDLGLTNVTVMRTRAELAVGMVNADVVTARAVSALSNLAGLTIPLLAGKGEVVAIKGRSAGEEIEKAAKAIRKLGGVQTSVVVVGEDLLEEPTTVVRIIVNKTQKIA from the coding sequence ATGGTTGACATTACTGCCGCGGAACTCAAGGCGGCCGAGGCGATCTTTGGTGACCGCCTGGAACTGGCCAAGCGATACGTCGAACACCTGGCCACCTCCGGCACTGAGCGCGGCCTGATCGGGCCCCGCGAGGTGCCGCGGCTTTGGAGCCGCCACGTTCTGAATTGCGCCGTCATCGAGCGCGAAATTGCCCAGGGAAGCCACGTCGCTGATGTTGGGAGCGGCGCCGGATTGCCCGGGCTGTGCTTGGCCATTGCGCGCCCCGACCTTGAACTGACGCTGATTGAGCCGCTGGAACGCCGCGTCATCTGGCTGCAGGAGGTCGTGGACGACCTCGGACTGACCAACGTAACGGTGATGCGAACCCGGGCTGAACTGGCCGTGGGTATGGTGAATGCCGATGTGGTCACCGCCCGGGCTGTGTCCGCATTGTCCAACCTGGCCGGGCTGACCATCCCCCTGCTCGCGGGCAAGGGTGAAGTCGTGGCCATCAAGGGACGCAGCGCCGGGGAAGAGATTGAGAAGGCTGCCAAAGCCATCCGCAAGCTCGGCGGCGTTCAGACATCCGTGGTGGTCGTTGGGGAGGACCTTCTCGAGGAACCCACCACTGTAGTCCGCATCATCGTTAATAAGACGCAAAAGATTGCCTAG
- a CDS encoding ParA family protein: MTSSEASTQRIPPFVSLGSARAMVAPSIAPTDSWNHLNSVASRSKSTAVSRETAGSVSGNIMDSIDDSSPIARELAHENKRRERLIGRQLPKPEKTRIFTVSNQKGGVGKTTTTVNIAAALAAAGLNVLVIDIDPQGNASTALGIEHHADVDSIYDVLINDVPLKDVVAQCPDIANLICAPATIHLAGAEIELVSLVAREQRLRRAIDVYAKERQKAGEARLDYIFIDCPPSLGLLTVNAFCAASEVLIPIQCEYYALEGLSQLLKNIEMIQKHLNAELVVSTILLTMYDGRTNLAAQVAAEVRQHFPEQVLGAVVPRSVRISEAPSYQQTVMTYDPSSSGALSYLEAAAEIAER, from the coding sequence GTGACCAGTAGCGAAGCCTCCACACAGCGGATACCCCCGTTCGTGTCCCTGGGGTCCGCACGGGCTATGGTCGCGCCCTCGATTGCGCCGACTGACTCGTGGAATCATCTGAATTCGGTTGCAAGTCGTTCCAAGTCCACCGCAGTTTCACGTGAAACTGCAGGATCGGTCAGCGGTAACATCATGGACTCCATTGATGACTCGAGCCCCATCGCCCGTGAATTGGCCCACGAAAATAAACGGCGCGAGCGGTTGATCGGCCGGCAGCTCCCGAAGCCGGAGAAGACCCGCATCTTCACGGTATCGAACCAAAAGGGCGGGGTCGGTAAGACAACCACCACAGTCAACATTGCGGCCGCACTCGCTGCTGCCGGGCTGAACGTTCTGGTTATTGACATTGACCCCCAGGGCAACGCCTCTACCGCCCTTGGCATTGAACACCACGCGGACGTGGACAGCATCTACGATGTTTTGATCAACGACGTACCGCTCAAGGACGTCGTGGCCCAGTGCCCCGACATCGCGAACCTGATCTGTGCACCCGCCACCATTCACCTGGCCGGCGCGGAAATTGAACTCGTTTCGTTGGTCGCCAGGGAACAGCGGCTCCGCCGCGCGATTGACGTTTACGCCAAGGAACGCCAGAAGGCCGGCGAGGCCCGCCTCGACTACATCTTCATTGACTGCCCGCCAAGCCTGGGCCTTCTGACAGTCAACGCCTTCTGTGCCGCCAGCGAGGTGCTGATTCCCATCCAGTGCGAGTACTACGCCCTGGAAGGACTCAGCCAGCTGCTGAAGAACATCGAAATGATCCAGAAGCACCTCAACGCCGAGCTGGTTGTGTCCACCATCCTCCTCACCATGTACGACGGCCGTACGAACCTCGCCGCGCAGGTAGCTGCCGAGGTCCGTCAGCACTTCCCGGAACAGGTTCTCGGCGCTGTGGTGCCGCGGTCGGTCAGGATTTCCGAGGCGCCGAGTTACCAGCAGACTGTGATGACCTACGATCCGTCCTCCAGCGGTGCACTCTCCTATCTGGAAGCCGCAGCGGAAATCGCTGAACGTTAG
- a CDS encoding ParB/RepB/Spo0J family partition protein: MSDKRRGLGRGLGALIPSSAPANASGNGAAPSRPVDLFFPEARKTATTVPVIPVEDDSTTSGPPAPRKSPSVAPSPEAKAPVRKTAAKSAPARKTATEKSEGNPDTSTAAATVTDAGPELVEVPGVRFAEIPVGDIHPNRKQPRSVFDEDDMAELIHSVREIGVLQPIVVRTSTEKGGEPFELVMGERRWRAVQAAGLETIPAIVRDTTDDDLLRDALLENLHRSQLNPLEEAAAYQQLLEDFGTTHEQLADRIGRSRPQVSNTLRLLKLPPLVQRRVAASVLSAGHARALLALPDAAAMERLAQKIVAEGMSVRATEEAVTLYQSPATPAKNNVPRPGARHERLDYLASSLSDRLDTNVKISLGARKGRVSIEFASVEDLNRIMEVLTPGSEN, translated from the coding sequence ATGAGCGATAAGCGACGCGGCCTCGGTCGCGGTCTTGGCGCACTCATTCCAAGTTCCGCTCCGGCTAACGCATCCGGCAACGGCGCAGCACCGTCGCGTCCAGTGGACCTGTTTTTTCCGGAGGCCCGGAAGACGGCTACAACAGTCCCGGTCATTCCCGTCGAGGACGACTCAACCACATCGGGACCCCCGGCTCCCAGGAAGTCCCCCAGCGTGGCGCCCTCTCCTGAAGCGAAGGCGCCGGTTCGGAAAACCGCGGCCAAGTCAGCCCCCGCCAGGAAGACGGCTACCGAAAAGTCTGAGGGGAACCCTGACACCTCGACAGCAGCTGCTACAGTCACCGACGCCGGACCGGAACTGGTGGAAGTCCCCGGAGTCAGGTTCGCGGAGATTCCGGTTGGCGATATCCATCCGAACCGCAAACAGCCGCGTTCCGTCTTCGATGAAGACGACATGGCGGAGCTCATCCACTCCGTCCGCGAAATAGGCGTTCTCCAGCCAATTGTTGTCCGTACTTCAACCGAAAAGGGTGGCGAACCCTTTGAACTCGTCATGGGTGAGCGTCGTTGGCGTGCAGTGCAGGCCGCGGGGCTGGAAACTATCCCTGCAATTGTCAGGGATACCACTGACGATGACCTGCTTCGGGATGCTTTACTCGAAAACCTGCACCGCAGCCAGCTGAACCCCCTTGAAGAAGCGGCCGCATACCAGCAGCTGCTCGAGGACTTCGGTACGACGCATGAACAACTCGCCGACCGCATCGGCCGCTCTCGGCCCCAGGTGTCGAACACGCTGCGCCTGCTCAAGCTGCCGCCGTTGGTGCAGCGCCGGGTAGCTGCGAGTGTTTTGTCCGCGGGACACGCACGTGCCCTGCTTGCCCTTCCGGATGCGGCGGCAATGGAACGCCTGGCCCAGAAGATCGTCGCTGAGGGAATGTCGGTTCGGGCAACGGAGGAAGCGGTGACTCTTTACCAGAGCCCGGCAACGCCTGCTAAGAACAACGTCCCCCGGCCCGGTGCCCGCCATGAACGGCTGGACTATCTCGCATCGTCCCTGTCGGATCGTCTCGATACCAACGTGAAAATATCCCTTGGTGCCAGGAAGGGCCGTGTCAGTATTGAGTTTGCCAGCGTGGAGGACTTGAACCGGATTATGGAAGTTCTGACGCCGGGATCCGAAAACTAG
- the trxA gene encoding thioredoxin encodes MSNAKDVTDASFSTDVLSADKPVIVDFWAEWCGPCRKLGPILDEISVEYSEKVNVVKVNVDDNPAIAAEYGITSIPAVYLFQGGEVKNTVIGAKPKQFFEKEFADVLS; translated from the coding sequence ATGAGCAACGCAAAAGACGTAACAGACGCAAGTTTCAGCACGGATGTACTCTCGGCCGACAAGCCGGTCATTGTGGACTTCTGGGCTGAGTGGTGCGGTCCCTGCCGCAAGCTGGGCCCCATCCTGGACGAAATCTCCGTCGAGTACAGCGAGAAGGTCAATGTAGTCAAGGTAAACGTTGACGACAACCCGGCGATCGCTGCCGAATACGGCATCACCTCCATTCCCGCCGTCTACCTGTTCCAGGGCGGCGAGGTAAAGAACACCGTCATCGGCGCCAAGCCGAAGCAGTTCTTCGAGAAGGAATTCGCTGACGTCCTGTCCTAG
- the trxB gene encoding thioredoxin-disulfide reductase, which produces MSTAENTASQVRDVIIVGSGPAGYTAAVYTARANLKPLLLAGSVTAGGELMNTTDVENYPGFPEGIMGPDLMENFEKQAARFGTEIQFEDVTALDLDGDIKTVTIATGETFQARAIILSTGSAYRELGLPNEKRLSGHGVSWCATCDGFFFKDQDIAVIGGGDSAMEEALFLTKFAKSVTVVHRRDSLRASKIMGDRAQAHEKIKFVWNTGVEDVLGGDKVTGLKLKNLVDGTESELAVTGVFVAIGNDPRTELIKDALELTPEGTIAVDGRSSKTSVKGVFAAGDVVDPTYRQAITASGSGCVAAIDVEHYLADIHA; this is translated from the coding sequence GTGAGCACCGCAGAAAACACCGCGTCCCAGGTACGTGATGTCATCATCGTCGGCTCCGGCCCTGCAGGCTACACAGCTGCAGTTTATACGGCGCGAGCCAACCTGAAGCCGCTGCTCCTTGCCGGTTCCGTCACTGCCGGCGGGGAACTGATGAACACCACCGACGTGGAAAACTACCCTGGGTTCCCTGAAGGCATCATGGGTCCTGACCTCATGGAGAACTTCGAAAAACAGGCTGCGCGCTTCGGCACGGAGATCCAGTTCGAGGATGTCACTGCTCTGGATCTCGACGGCGACATCAAAACAGTCACCATCGCCACGGGGGAGACCTTCCAGGCCCGCGCCATTATCCTGTCCACCGGATCGGCCTATCGCGAACTCGGCCTTCCGAATGAGAAGCGACTGTCGGGCCACGGCGTTAGCTGGTGTGCAACCTGCGATGGTTTCTTTTTCAAGGACCAGGACATTGCCGTTATCGGCGGTGGAGACTCCGCCATGGAAGAGGCACTGTTCCTCACTAAGTTCGCCAAGTCCGTCACGGTAGTGCACCGCCGGGACTCGCTCAGGGCATCCAAGATCATGGGCGACCGTGCGCAGGCACACGAGAAGATCAAGTTCGTGTGGAACACGGGTGTCGAGGACGTCCTCGGCGGGGACAAGGTCACCGGCCTCAAGTTGAAGAACCTCGTGGACGGCACCGAGTCCGAACTGGCGGTGACCGGAGTCTTCGTCGCCATCGGAAACGATCCCCGCACCGAACTCATCAAGGACGCGCTGGAGCTCACGCCGGAAGGCACCATCGCCGTTGACGGCCGCAGTTCCAAGACAAGCGTCAAGGGTGTATTCGCCGCCGGCGACGTTGTTGACCCCACGTACCGCCAGGCCATCACCGCCTCAGGCTCGGGCTGCGTGGCAGCTATCGACGTCGAGCACTACCTCGCAGACATCCACGCCTAA